The proteins below come from a single Gavia stellata isolate bGavSte3 chromosome 8, bGavSte3.hap2, whole genome shotgun sequence genomic window:
- the POFUT2 gene encoding GDP-fucose protein O-fucosyltransferase 2 has product MAAQGPGCRLLLLLGLAALALPPPHAAQPPPAALRAGHAASSLPAAAAAPRTRYLLYDVNPPEGFNLRRDVYIRIASLVKTLLKSENWVLVLPPWGRLYHWQSPDILQVRIPWSEFFDLPSLNRNIPVIEYEQFLAESGGPFIEQIYVLQGYAEGWKEGTWEEKIDERPCIEQLMYSKDKHEYYRGWFWGYEETRGLNVSCLSVQGSASIVAPILLKNTSAQSVMLDRAENLLHDHYGGKDYWNTRRSMVFAKHLRVLGDEFRNKYLQSTDEADRTHYKEDWTQMKVKMGTALGGPYLGVHLRRKDFIWGHREDVPSLQGAVKKIRSLLEMHKLEKVFVATDAVKEEIELLKKLLPEMVRFEPSWEELELYKDGGLAVIDQWICAHARYFIGTSVSTFSFRIHEEREILGFAPKTTYNRFCGEKEKNCEQPTHWKIVY; this is encoded by the exons ATGGCGGCGCAAGGCCCCGGCTGCCgcctcttgctgctgctgggcctggCCGCGCtcgccctcccgccgccgcaCGCCGCCCaaccgccgcccgccgccctccGCGCCGGCCACGCCGCCTCctcgctgcccgccgccgctgccgcgcCGCGCACCAG ATACCTTTTGTATGATGTAAATCCTCCTGAAGGGTTCAACCTTCGCAGAGATGTCTACATTCGCATTGCTTCCCTTGTAAAAACCTTGCTGAAAAGTGAAAACTGGGTGTTAGTTCTGCCTCCCTGGGGACGTCTTTATCACTGGCAGAGCCCCGACATCCTCCAGGTCCGGATCCCTTGGTCCGAGTTCTTCGATCTCCCAAGCCTGAACAGGAACATCCCTGTCATTGAATACGAGCAGTTCCTTGCAG AGTCAGGTGGGCCCTTCATTGAACAGATTTATGTCCTACAAGGCTATGCAGAAGGATGGAAAGAAGGaacatgggaagaaaaaatagatGAAAGGCCATGTATCGAGCAGCTTATGTACTCCAAAGACAAACATGAGTACTACAG GGGATGGTTCTGGGGTTACGAGGAAACGCGGGGCCTAAACGTCTCCTGTTTGTCTGTCCAAGGATCTGCCTCTATTGTGGCTCCCATCCTTTTGAAGAACACTTCAGCGCA GTCAGTGATGTTAGACAGAGCTGAAAACCTTCTTCATGACCACTACGGAGGGAAAGATTATTGGAAT ACCCGTCGGAGCATGGTGTTTGCTAAACACCTCCGTGTACTGGGAGATGAGTTTAGAAACAAGTATCTTCAATCCACGGATGAGGCAGACAGGACTCATTACAAGGAGGACTGGACACAGATGAAG GTTAAGATGGGCACAGCTCTAGGTGGTCCATACCTTGGGGTTCATCTCAGAAGGAAAGACTTCATTTGGGGTCACAGAGAAGACGTGCCTTCCCTGCAAGGAGCAGTGAAGAAAATCCGCAGCCTCTTGGAGATGCATAAACTTGAAAAAGTTTTTGTAGCCACTGATGCTGTCAAGGAGG aGATTGAATTGCTCAAGAAACTGCTGCCTGAGATGGTGAGGTTTGAACCCTCTTGGGAGGAGCTGGAACTCTACAAAGATGGAGGCTTGGCCGTGATTGACCAGTGGATCTGCGCGCATGCAAG gTATTTTATAGGCACCTCAGTTTCAACATTTTCCTTCCGGATCCATGAGGAAAGGGAGATCTTGGGATTTGCTCCAAAAACAACTTACAACCGATTTTGcggtgaaaaggaaaaaaactgtgAGCAGCCAACTCACTGGAAAATTGTATACTAA
- the YBEY gene encoding endoribonuclease YbeY isoform X1 translates to MSVALRNAQRAVPVRRAPLRRAVCALRAALGASRFDVGLVCAGNGLMRRLNGAYRQRPEPTDVLSFPFHRVVAGELPQPRCRDEYNLGDIFLGVEYIHQQCRATGEDFDSVLAVTAAHGLCHLLGYRHNTKREWQQMYQKEVEILEELNRLTGTSLRPLTAGLF, encoded by the exons aTGAGCGTGGCGCTGCGGAACGCCCAGCGGGCCGTGCCGGTGCGtcgcgccccgctccgccgtgCCGTGTGCGCCCTACGGGCCGCTCTGGGCGCCTCCCGCTTCGACGTGGGGCTGGTCTGCGCCGGTAACGGGCTGATGCGGCGTCTCAACGGCGCGTACCGGCAGCGCCCGGAGCCCACCGAcgtcctctccttccccttccaccGGGTGGTAGCGGGGGAGCTGCCGCAGCCGCGCTGCCGCGACGAGTACAACCTGGGGGACATCTTCCTGGGGGTGGAGTACATCCACCAGCAGTGCCGCGCCACCGGGGAGGACTTCGACAGCGTCCTGGCG GTGACAGCAGCCCACGGACTGTGCCATTTGCTTGGCTACCGGCACAACACAAAACGCGAGTGGCAACAG ATGTACCAGAAGGAGGTGGAGATCCTGGAGGAGCTGAACCGGCTCACCGGCACCAGCCTCCGGCCCCTGACCGCGGGCCTCTTCTGA
- the YBEY gene encoding endoribonuclease YbeY isoform X2, with protein sequence MSVALRNAQRAVPVRRAPLRRAVTAAHGLCHLLGYRHNTKREWQQMYQKEVEILEELNRLTGTSLRPLTAGLF encoded by the exons aTGAGCGTGGCGCTGCGGAACGCCCAGCGGGCCGTGCCGGTGCGtcgcgccccgctccgccgtgCC GTGACAGCAGCCCACGGACTGTGCCATTTGCTTGGCTACCGGCACAACACAAAACGCGAGTGGCAACAG ATGTACCAGAAGGAGGTGGAGATCCTGGAGGAGCTGAACCGGCTCACCGGCACCAGCCTCCGGCCCCTGACCGCGGGCCTCTTCTGA